One window of Theropithecus gelada isolate Dixy chromosome 4, Tgel_1.0, whole genome shotgun sequence genomic DNA carries:
- the PGK2 gene encoding phosphoglycerate kinase 2, with the protein MSLSKKLTLDKLDVRGKRVIMRVDFNVPMKKNQITNNQRIKASIPSIKYCLDNGAKAVVLMSHLGRPDGVPMPDKYSLQPVAAELKSLLGKDILFLKDCVGAEVENACANPAPGSVILLENLRFHVEEEGKGQDPSGKKIKAEPDKIEGFRASLSKLGDVYVNDAFGTAHRAHSSMVGVNLPHKASGFLMKKELDYFAKALENPVRPFLAILGGAKVADKIQLIKNMLDKVNEMIIGGGMAYTFLKVLNNMEIGASLFDEEGAKIVKDIMTKAKKNGVRITFPVDFVTADKFDENAQVGKATVASGIPPGWMGLDCGPESNKNHAQVVAQARLIVWNGPLGVFEWDAFAKGTKALMDEIVKATSKGCITIIGGGDTATCCAKWNTEDKVSHVSTGGGASLELLEGKILPGVEALSNM; encoded by the coding sequence ATGTCTCTTTCTAAGAAGTTGACTTTAGACAAACTGGATGTTAGAGGGAAGCGAGTCATCATGAGAGTAGACTTCAATGTTCCCATGAAGAAGAACCAGATTACAAACAACCAGAGGATCAAGGCTTCCATCCCAAGCATCAAGTACTGCCTAGACAATGGAGCCAAGGCAGTAGTTCTTATGAGTCATCTAGGTCGGCCTGATGGTGTTCCCATGCCTGACAAATATTCCTTACAGCCTGTTGCTGCTGAGCTCAAATCCTTGCTGGGCAAGGATATTCTGTTCCTGAAGGACTGTGTAGGTGCAGAAGTGGAGAATGCCTGTGCCAACCCAGCTCCTGGTTCAGTCATCCTGCTGGAGAACTTGCGCTTTCAtgtggaggaagaagggaagggccAAGATCCTTCTGGAAAGAAGATTAAAGCTGAGCCAGATAAAATAGAAGGCTTCCGAGCATCGCTTTCTAAGCTAGGGGACGTCTATGTCAATGATGCTTTTGGCACTGCGCACCGGGCTCATAGTTCCATGGTGGGAGTGAATCTGCCCCATAAAGCATCTGGATTCTTGATGAAGAAGGAACTAGATTACTTTGCTAAAGCCTTGGAAAACCCAGTGAGACCCTTTCTGGCTATACTTGGTGGAGCCAAAGTGGCAGACAAGATCCAACTTATCAAAAATATGCTGGACAAAGTCAATGAGATGATTATTGGTGGTGGAATGGCTTACACCTTCCTTAAGGTACTCAACAACATGGAGATTGGTGCTTCTCTGTTTGACGAAGAGGGAGCCAAGATTGTCAAAGATATCATGACCAAAGCAAAAAAGAATGGTGTAAGGATTACTTTTCCTGTTGACTTTGTTACTGCTGACAAGTTTGATGAGAATGCTCAGGTTGGAAAAGCCACTGTAGCATCTGGCATACCTCCCGGCTGGATGGGTTTGGACTGTGGTCCTGAGAGCAACAAGAATCATGCTCAAGTTGTGGCTCAAGCAAGGCTAATTGTTTGGAATGGCCCGTTAGGAGTATTTGAATGGGATGCCTTTGCTAAGGGAACCAAAGCCCTCATGGATGAAATTGTGAAAGCCACTTCCAAGGGCTGCATCACTATTATAGGGGGTGGAGACACTGCTACTTGCTGTGCCAAATGGAACACTGAGGATAAAGTCAGCCATGTCAGCACTGGAGGTGGTGCCAGTCTAGAGCTTCTGGAAGGTAAAATCCTTCCTGGCGTAGAGGCCCTCAGCAACATGTAG